Part of the Methanobacterium paludis genome is shown below.
ATTAGAGACCCATTTAAAAAATAATGAGAGTATAACCTCGATTATAAAAGAGATTTACACTGTAGCACGGAGAGATAAATGTCCCCACTGTGAAACAGAGCAGGAAGACGTTAAAATAGATAAGCCTGTTTCCATTGTTGAGGGCAACTACAAATTGACAGCAAGCGAAGTAAGGGAACGTCTTGAAGCCATCCCTGAAGAGGATTATCTTTTCGTTGGAATAAATTCTGAGGTTGCAAGACCTGAATGGATGGTTTTAACAGTACTGCCAGTTCCACCAGTTACTGTAAGACCTTCAATAACACTCGAAACAGGGGAAAGGTCAGAGGATGACTTAACACACAAACTTGTTGATATTTTACGTATAAACCAGAGATTGAAGGAGAACATGGAAGCAGGAGCACCACAGCTCATTGTTGAGGACCTCTGGGAACTTTTACAATACCATGTAACAACTTATTTTGATAATGAAGCATCTGGAGTGCCACCAGCCAGGCACCGGTCTGGAAGGCCTTTAAAAACACTTGCTCAACGTCTTAAAGGTAAAGAAGGACGTTTCAGAAGCAACCTTTCAGGTAAAAGGGTTAACTTCTCAGCAAGGACAGTTATATCTCCAGATCCTAACATAAGCATAAATGAGGTTGGGGTTCCAGAGATGATAGCCACGGAAGTCACTGTACCTGTTCATGTAACGGACTGGAACATTGATAAAATGAAAGAGTACATCATGAACGGTCCCAAAAAACATCCTGGTGCAAATTATGTCATAAGACCTGATCAAAGGAAGATAAGGGTTTATGATGAAACCAAGGAAACCATAGTCGAAAAACTCGAACCTGGTTTTGTTGTTGAGAGACACCTGATAGATGGAGATGTTGTTCTTTTCAACAGGCAGCCTTCACTCCACAGGATGTCAATGATGGCCCACGAAGTAAAGGTACTTCCTTACAAAACCTTCAGATTAAACCTTTGTGTCTGCCCACCATACAACGCTGATTTTGACGGTGACGAAATGAACATGCACATCTTCCAGACAGAAGAATCACGTGCAGAAGCTAAATCACTCATGAGGGTTCAGGAACACATATTATCCCCAAGGTTTGGTGGACCGATCATTGGAGGAATACACGACCACATATCTGGAGCATATCTCCTTACAAGGTTAGGATCTAATTTTTCAGATGAAGACGTATTCCAGATGGTTATGCGTGCAGGAATGCCAATTCCAAAACCTAAAGGCAGAGATTGGACTGGTAAAGAAATTTTCAGTCTTCTTCTTCCAAAGGACCTCAACATGGTTTACAATGCGGAGATATGCAGAAAATGTGACGAATGCCTCAAACAGGAATGTAAAAATGATGCGTATGTAGTCATAGAAAATGGGGAACTTAAAACAGGTGCTATAGATGAAAAGGCATACGGTGCATTTTCAGGTAAAATCCTCGACTCCATAGTTAAGGAGTACGGTACAGATGCGGCCAGAGAGTTCCTTGATTCATCCACGAAACTTGCAATAACTGGTATAATGAAAAGAGGATTCACAACAAGTACTGCTGATGAGGAGATACCTCAGGAAGCCAAGGATCGTATAGAAGAACTTCTTGCAAATGCAGAGAAAAAGGTTGAAAATCTTATTGCAGCTTACCACAACGAAGAACTTGAAGCACTGCCTGGCAGAAGTCTCAGGGAGACCCTTGAGATGAAGATCATGCAGGTTCTAGGTGAGGCAAGGGATAAATCTGGTGAAATAGCAGAGAGTTATTTCGGAATGGATAACCACGCAGTTATAATGGCACTTACTGGTGCAAGGGGTTCAATGTTGAACCTGACCCAGATTGCAGCATGTGTGGGACAGCAGTCTGTTCGTGGTGGACGTATAGAAAGAGGTTACAGCAACAGGACACTTCCACATTTCTATGAAGGAGAACTTGGTGCTAAAGCAAGTGGATTTGTTCATTCAAGTTACAAAAAAGGCTTAGACCCACTTGAGTTTTTCTTCCACGCAATGGGTGGTAGGGAAGGTCTTGTGGACACAGCTATTCGTACAGCACAGTCAGGTTACATGCAGAGAAGACTGGTAAACGCACTCCAGGACTTGAGCGTTCATACCGATGGAACTGTTAGGGACAACAGGGGAATTGTAGTCCAGACACGTTACGGTGAAGATGGAATTGACCCTGCAAAAAGTGACTACGGTAAAGTTGCAGACATAGATCGTATGATAGAAGAGATGAGGATAAAATCAAAGGCAAGTAAATAAATCCTTTGATTTTAATAATATTCAATTTTATAAAATAATTTAACGGAAAGAAAGTGGAGCCAGGTGGTTTTGTGGATATTGAGAAGGTAGAAAAGGTTGTTAAAAAGAAAAGAGCCAAGTTCCCAGAAAAACTCATTCATGAGATAGCTGAAGCTGCCGAGAGGCATGAACTCAGTGATAAGGAACTTGACGAACTTGTTAAAGAGATAAAAAAAGCATACCAACGTGCAAAAGTTGAAAATGGAGAAGCAGTTGGTACAGTTGCAGCCCAATCCGTTGGCGAGCCTGGTACACAGATGACCATGCGTACGTTCCACTACGCAGGGGTTGCAGAGCTCAACGTTACACTGGGACTACCACGTCTAATTGAGATCGTTGACGCCAGAAAGAAGATATCAACCCCAACAATGGCTATTTACTTTGAAGAAGAATATGGCGCAGATGAAGAGTTTGTAAGGAAAATAGCCAACAGGATCGGTAAGATCATCCTCAACGATGTTTTAGAGGATTTCAATGTAAACTATGCCAACATGAGCTTGACCATTGAGATCGATGAGGATAAAGTCAATGAGAAAAGACTTGAATATGATGAGATCATAGCCAAGATAGAAAAAGCTTTTAAGAAAGTAGAAATAGATAAAAATGTACTGAGTTTTGAACCTACGATTTCTGAATCTAAACATGCAATAAGAGAATTAAGACTTTTAGCCGACAAAGTTCGCGATCTGCAGATTAGTGGTGTTAAGAACATTGGAAAAGTCGTAATAAGGAAAGAAGGTACAGAATGGGCTATACATACCGAAGGTTCAAATCTTGGAGCAGTCCTCAAGATGGAAGGTGTTGATAAGACAAGAACAACCACAAATGACATACATGAAGTGGAGAAAGTTCTTGGAATAGAAGCCGGAAGAAATGCAATCATACATGAAGCACAGAGCACAATGGAAGAACAGGGTCTTACAGTTGATGTGAGGCACATAATGCTCGTTGCAGATATGATGACATCAGATGGTATCGTGAAGTCCATAGGACGGCATGGTATAAGTGGTGAAAAAGCCAGTGTTCTTGCAAGGGCTTCTTTTGAGGAAACAGGTAAACACCTTTTAAGAGCCAGCATAAGGGGTGAAGTTGATCATCTCACAGGTATAATTGAGAATATTATAATAGGACAACCAATACCACTGGGAACAGGATCTGTTGGTGTCGTTATGAAAGACAAAAAGTAGGAGGAAGGGTAGATGGATATAGAAAGAGGAATAAGGGTTGCTGTAGACACAGGGAGTGTCACACTTGGATCTGATAAATCCATCCAGGCCTTAAAGCTTGGTAAAGGAAAGCTCGTGATCATCGCAAAAAATTGTCCTAAGGATATAAAGGAAGATATTGAGCATTATTCAAAATTATCAGAAGTTCCTGTTTACAGTTATGATGGAACAAGCGTAGAACTTGGATCCGTGTGTGGTAGACCTTTCACAGTCGCGACACTTATAATAAAGGATCCTGGTGACTCTGCAATACTAGAAGTTATGGGGTAATTTTTGTGACTATAAAATTTACAACGCACGAGATAAGATACATAGCCCTCTTTGAGAGCATGACCGGAGCCATGGTCAAAGACTGCATAGTGGATGATGAACATGCTAAAATAACTTTCCTTGTTAAAAAAGGAGACATGGGTCTTGCAATTGGAAAAAGAGGAAGTACTGTGACGAAAGTCCAGAAAACCGTTGACAAAGGTGTTGAAGTTATAGAACACTCCGACGATCCTGTGGAATTCATAGGTAACCTTATGGCCCCAGCTAAGATCAGAAGTATAAGAATACTTCAGAAGGAAAACGGGGAGAAAATAGCAACCCTTGAAACCGATTCAAGAAACAAAAGAACCGCAATCGGAAAAGGCGGTCAAAACATCGAAAGAGCAAGGCTTTTAGCTAAGAGACAACATAATATAAATAACATTATTATAAAATAGAAGAAAAAAGATTAAACAAGATTTAACAGAATAGATATTTTGAAGTAAAATATTATCCAATAAAATATTATCATCATTATATTTTTATAATTCTGATCAAATTAGAAGTTAGATATTTTGATTGATGGATAGTGATTAGATATTTTAAGTAGGTAATGCATTAGTAAAAATACTTAATTAAAATTATCTAACGGTTAAATCCTGTGTTAAGAAGGAGGAATTTCATTTGCCAGGACTTTTTGCAGCAAACAAGCTTAAAAAAAATAGACAAAATTTCAGATGGAAAGATACTCATTACAAAAGGAAAGAATTAAGGTTAGATGTTAAAGCCGACCCATTAGAAGGAGCACCTCAAGCAAGGGGAATTGTAATTGAGAAAGTGGGTGTAGAAGCAAAACAGCCGAACTCTGCTATAAGGAAATGTGTACGTGTCCAGCTTATCAAAAATGGTAAACAATTAACGGCCTTTGCTCCTGGAGATGGTGCAATTGGGTTCATCGATGAACACGATGAGGTCATGATTGAAGGAATCGGAGGACCATCCGGAAGGTCCATGGGCGATATCCCTGGAGTCAGATGGAAGGTTACAAAGGTTAACAACGTAGCATTAGAACAGATGGTTAAAGGTAAAATAGAAAAACCAGTAAGATAAGTGAGGTAATTACATGAGTTTTAAGGTCTTCGATAAATGGGATTTAGAAGAGGTGAAAGTGGACGACATGGGTCTTGTTAATTACATCTGCTTAGATGAAATACTGGTTCCCCACACCCTCGGAAGACATGTTAAAAGACAGTTCGCAAAATCAAAAGTTTCTATAGTTGAAAGACTCATGAATAAAATCATGAGGACACAGAGAAACTCAGGAAAGAAGAACAAGGCTTATAACATAGTTCAAGATGCATTCGATATTATAAACAAACGCGCGAAAAAGAACCCTGTACAGGTACTCGTTAAAGCTGTTGAAAACACAGCTCCAAGGGAAGAAACAACAAGGATCAAGTACGGTGGAATAGGATATCAGGTTGCAGTGGACATAGCACCTCAAAGAAGAATAGACCTAGCAGTAGGATTCTTAACAAGAGGAGCTCTCCAGTCAGCATTCAAAAGGAAACGATCCGCAGCAGAGTGCCTTGCAGACGAACTCCTATTTGCATCTGAATATGACACAAGGAGTTTCGCAATCCAGAAGAAGGAAGAAAAGGAGAGAGTTGCAAGATCCGCACACTAATTCCAGCAATAAATTCAATAATTAGACATGAAAATGAGCATGAGAATGTTTCATGTCGTTATTAATTTTAGGAATAGTAAACGGACTCTTACAGTTTTTCAGGTGATTTTGGTGAGTAGACGTACTAAGATGATTGAGAAGATTAAGGATTTGATGTACCAACCACAGTACATCAGGAACATAGGTATAGTGGCCCATATTGACCACGGAAAAACCACATTATCCGACAACCTGCTTGCAGGTGCCGGAATGATATCCTCAGAACTTGCAGGAGATCAGCGTTTTCTTGATTTTGATGAACAGGAACAGGCAAGAGGAATAACCATTGATGCAGCAAACGTTTCAATGGTCCACAAGTACAAAGATGATGAATATCTAATAAACCTCATAGACACCCCAGGACACGTTGACTTTGGTGGAGACGTTACAAGGGCAATGAGGGCTGTTGACGGTGCAGTTGTAGTTGTATGCGCAGTTGAAGGAATCATGCCTCAAACAGAAACAGTTCTGCGTCAGGCACTTAAAGAGAATGTTCGTCCAGTTTTATTCATAAACAAGGTTGACCGTCTCATAAATGAGTTAAAACTCGGTGGAGACGAACTTCAGCAGAGGTTCATTAAGATCATAGCAGGCGCAAACAAACTCATAAGGAGCATGGCTCCAGAACAGTTCAAGGAAGAATGGCTTGCAAAAGTTGGGGATGGAAGTGTTGCATTCGGTTCAGCGTACCACAACTGGGCAATAAATGTCCCAACCATGCAGAAAACAGGTATAACATTCCACGATATTAGTAAGTACTGTAAAGAGGATAATCAAAAAGAATTAGCAGAAAAAGCTCCTCTCAGTGATGTTTTATTAGGAATGGTTGTGGAACATCTCCCAAGTCCAGAAATATCCCAGAAGTACAGGGTACCAAATATCTGGTCTGGTGACATCGAAAGTGTTGAAGGACAGGGTATGGTACACACAGACCCAGATTCCCCACTGGCTGTCATGGTCACAAACGTGAGCATAGATAAACACGCCGGTGAAATCGCAACCGGAAGGGTTTACGGTGGAACCATAGAAAAAGGAACGGAAATATTCTTTGTAGGATCCATGGGAAAAGCCAGAATCCAGCAAGTTGGAGTGTACATGGGTCCAGAAAGGATCAACACAGATCAGGTTCCTGCAGGAAACATCGTAGCAATAACCGGTGCCAAAAATGCTATTGCCGGTGAAACCATAACCAACTATGGTACTAACATAGCTCCATTTGAGAGTATTGAACACATATCCGAACCAGTTGTTACAGTTGCAGTTGAAGCTAAAAATACCAAAGACCTTCCAAAACTCATAGAGGTTTTAAGGCAGGTTGGAAAAGAAGACCCAACAGTCAGGGTTGAGATCAACGAGGAAACAGGTGAACACCTCATATCAGGTATGGGTGAACTCCACCTTGAGATCATAACATACCGTATAGACGAGAAAGGTGTAGAAATTGAGACATCTGAACCAATCGTTGTTTACAGGGAAACAATATCTGGAAAAGCAGGTCCTGTTGAAGGTAAATCACCAAACAAACACAACAAATTCTACCTTGAAATTGAACCATTAGACCCAGTTATATCTGAAGCTATACAAAAAGGTGAAATTAAAGAAGGTAAAATAAAAGGAAAACCAACTACTTCAACTTTCACAGAGTATGGTCTTCCAAAAGACGAGGCAAAAAAAGTTTGGGATGTTTACAAGAGATCTCTTTTCATCAACATGACCCGTGGTATCCAATACCTGGACGAGATAAAAGAATTACTCCTTGAAGGATTTGAAAGTGCACTTGATGATGGTCCAATAGCTCGAGAAAAGGTTATGGGACTCAAAGTAATGCTTAAAGATGCTAAAATCCACGAGGACGCTGTTCACAGGGGTCCAGCACAGGTTCTACCTGCAATAAGAAAGGCTACTTATGGAGCCATTATGATGGCAAAACCAGTACTCCTAGAACCTATACAAAAAGTATTTATCAACGTTCCACAAGACTATATGGGTGCAGCAACAAGGGAAATACAGAACAGAAGAGGACAAATAGTGGACATGTCCCAGGAAGGGGACATGGCAACAGTGGAATCAACAGTACCAGTTGCTGAAATGTTCGGATTTGCAGGGGATATAAGATCTGCCGCAGAGGGTAGATGTTTATGGTCAACTGAGAATGCAGGATTCGAAAGACTCCCTAACGAACTTCAGAAGAAAATTATAAAAGAGATAAGGGTTAGAAAAGGATTAAACCCAGAGCCATATGGCCCAGACCACTATGTGGGATAATAAAAATTAAACATTAGATTTAACTAATGAATTAAACATAAGCATTAAAATATCATACTAGCAAATATTAAACAAAAGGGTTAATGATTGTTTAATAGTAATTTGTTATGAAACTTGCAAAATATTTAAATGGAGGTATAATTAATGGCTAAAACAAAAGAACACATGAATTTAGCGTTTATTGGACACGTAGACCATGGTAAATCCACACTTGTCGGACACTTACTACTTCAAGCTGGAGCAGTAGCAGAGCAGCAGCTCTCATCTGGAGAAAACAAGTTCAGATTTGTTATGGACAAACTGACAGAAGAAAGGGAAAGAGGAGTTACAATAGACCTCGCTCATGCAAAATTTGAAACACCAAAATACGAATTCACAATTGTGGACTGTCCCGGTCACAGAGATTTCGTTAAAAACATGATCACAGGAGCATCCCAAGCAGATGCAGGTGTGCTTGTCGTTGCAATAGACGACGGTATCATGCCACAGACAAAAGAACACGTATTTCTTGCAAGGACTCTTGGTATCGGACAAATAATTATCGGTATCAACAAAATGGACCTTGTTAAATACGATGAGAAAAAATTCAACGAACTCAAAGATGAAGTTGGAGCACTCATAAAAACAGTTGGATACAAACCATCAGATGTACACTTCATACCATTGTCTGCATTCGAAGGGGACAACATAACCAAGAAAAGTGAAAACACACCATGGTACAAAGGACCATCACTTGTTGACGCACTTGGTGAACTCAAAGCACCAGCAAAACCAACAAACTTACCACTCAGGGTACCAGTTCAGGATGTTTACTCCATCACAGGTGTAGGAACAGTTCCAGTGGGAAGGGTAGAAACTGGAATAATGAAAAAAGCTGACAATGTCATATTTGAACCTGCAGGAGTAAGTGGAGAGGTAAAATCCATAGAAATGCACCACGAGATACTCGATCAAGCAGAACCCGGTGACAATGTAGGATTCAACGTCAGAGGTGTTGGTAAAAACGACATAAGAAGAGGAGATGTCGCAGGACACACGAACACACCACCAAGCGTTGCAAAAGAGTTCACAGCACAGATCGTTGTGTTACAGCACCCCGGTGTCATCACCGTAGGATACACACCAGTATTTCACTGTCACACAGCACAGGTAGCTTGTACCTTCCTTGAACTCCAGAAAAAATTGGACCCTGCAACAGGTCAAACCAAAGAAGAACACCCAGACTTCCTAAAAACAGGGGACGCTGCATTTGTTGTTGTTAAACCAACAAAACCAATGGTAATCGAGAAAATTAAAGACATTCCTCATATGGGAAGATTCGCTATCCGTGATATGGGTCAGACCGTGGCTGCAGGAATGTGTATTGACCTCGTGCCAGCAAAATAATTATATAACTGAAATTTAGAAGGTTTAATCTATAATACCTTCTTTTATTTTTATATGGAGGATTTTAATGCACAAAGCCAGAATAAAACTCACAGGTACAGACCCAGAGAAACTTGCATACGTATGTGACCAGCTCAAAAGAATAGCAGAGAGAACAGGCGTAGACTTGTCCGGACCAATACCATTACCAACTAAAAAACTTGTAGTACCAACCCGAAAATCCCCAGATGGAGAAGGAAAAGCCACATGGGAAAGATGGGAACTCAGGATACACAAAAGGCTGGTTGGAATTGAGGCCGATGAACGTGCTATGCGTCAGGTCATGAAGGTCAACGTACCGGATAATGTGAGTATAGAAATTGAACTTAAAAGCTAATTTAGCTTAACCTTTTTTTTATCTTATGCCGGGATAGCCTAGCCAGGGAAGGCGC
Proteins encoded:
- a CDS encoding 50S ribosomal protein L30e, translating into MDIERGIRVAVDTGSVTLGSDKSIQALKLGKGKLVIIAKNCPKDIKEDIEHYSKLSEVPVYSYDGTSVELGSVCGRPFTVATLIIKDPGDSAILEVMG
- a CDS encoding 30S ribosomal protein S12 — translated: MPGLFAANKLKKNRQNFRWKDTHYKRKELRLDVKADPLEGAPQARGIVIEKVGVEAKQPNSAIRKCVRVQLIKNGKQLTAFAPGDGAIGFIDEHDEVMIEGIGGPSGRSMGDIPGVRWKVTKVNNVALEQMVKGKIEKPVR
- the rpsJ gene encoding 30S ribosomal protein S10, with the translated sequence MHKARIKLTGTDPEKLAYVCDQLKRIAERTGVDLSGPIPLPTKKLVVPTRKSPDGEGKATWERWELRIHKRLVGIEADERAMRQVMKVNVPDNVSIEIELKS
- a CDS encoding DNA-directed RNA polymerase subunit A', producing MKGILKKISQINFGLMSPENIRKMSVTKIVTPDTYDEDGYPIEAGLMDPRLGVIDPGLRCRSCGSKGGDCQGHFGHINLARPVIHVGFADTIHKVLRSTCKECGRVLLTESEIVDYRDKLETHLKNNESITSIIKEIYTVARRDKCPHCETEQEDVKIDKPVSIVEGNYKLTASEVRERLEAIPEEDYLFVGINSEVARPEWMVLTVLPVPPVTVRPSITLETGERSEDDLTHKLVDILRINQRLKENMEAGAPQLIVEDLWELLQYHVTTYFDNEASGVPPARHRSGRPLKTLAQRLKGKEGRFRSNLSGKRVNFSARTVISPDPNISINEVGVPEMIATEVTVPVHVTDWNIDKMKEYIMNGPKKHPGANYVIRPDQRKIRVYDETKETIVEKLEPGFVVERHLIDGDVVLFNRQPSLHRMSMMAHEVKVLPYKTFRLNLCVCPPYNADFDGDEMNMHIFQTEESRAEAKSLMRVQEHILSPRFGGPIIGGIHDHISGAYLLTRLGSNFSDEDVFQMVMRAGMPIPKPKGRDWTGKEIFSLLLPKDLNMVYNAEICRKCDECLKQECKNDAYVVIENGELKTGAIDEKAYGAFSGKILDSIVKEYGTDAAREFLDSSTKLAITGIMKRGFTTSTADEEIPQEAKDRIEELLANAEKKVENLIAAYHNEELEALPGRSLRETLEMKIMQVLGEARDKSGEIAESYFGMDNHAVIMALTGARGSMLNLTQIAACVGQQSVRGGRIERGYSNRTLPHFYEGELGAKASGFVHSSYKKGLDPLEFFFHAMGGREGLVDTAIRTAQSGYMQRRLVNALQDLSVHTDGTVRDNRGIVVQTRYGEDGIDPAKSDYGKVADIDRMIEEMRIKSKASK
- a CDS encoding elongation factor EF-2; amino-acid sequence: MSRRTKMIEKIKDLMYQPQYIRNIGIVAHIDHGKTTLSDNLLAGAGMISSELAGDQRFLDFDEQEQARGITIDAANVSMVHKYKDDEYLINLIDTPGHVDFGGDVTRAMRAVDGAVVVVCAVEGIMPQTETVLRQALKENVRPVLFINKVDRLINELKLGGDELQQRFIKIIAGANKLIRSMAPEQFKEEWLAKVGDGSVAFGSAYHNWAINVPTMQKTGITFHDISKYCKEDNQKELAEKAPLSDVLLGMVVEHLPSPEISQKYRVPNIWSGDIESVEGQGMVHTDPDSPLAVMVTNVSIDKHAGEIATGRVYGGTIEKGTEIFFVGSMGKARIQQVGVYMGPERINTDQVPAGNIVAITGAKNAIAGETITNYGTNIAPFESIEHISEPVVTVAVEAKNTKDLPKLIEVLRQVGKEDPTVRVEINEETGEHLISGMGELHLEIITYRIDEKGVEIETSEPIVVYRETISGKAGPVEGKSPNKHNKFYLEIEPLDPVISEAIQKGEIKEGKIKGKPTTSTFTEYGLPKDEAKKVWDVYKRSLFINMTRGIQYLDEIKELLLEGFESALDDGPIAREKVMGLKVMLKDAKIHEDAVHRGPAQVLPAIRKATYGAIMMAKPVLLEPIQKVFINVPQDYMGAATREIQNRRGQIVDMSQEGDMATVESTVPVAEMFGFAGDIRSAAEGRCLWSTENAGFERLPNELQKKIIKEIRVRKGLNPEPYGPDHYVG
- a CDS encoding 30S ribosomal protein S7, with protein sequence MSFKVFDKWDLEEVKVDDMGLVNYICLDEILVPHTLGRHVKRQFAKSKVSIVERLMNKIMRTQRNSGKKNKAYNIVQDAFDIINKRAKKNPVQVLVKAVENTAPREETTRIKYGGIGYQVAVDIAPQRRIDLAVGFLTRGALQSAFKRKRSAAECLADELLFASEYDTRSFAIQKKEEKERVARSAH
- a CDS encoding NusA-like transcription termination signal-binding factor — its product is MTIKFTTHEIRYIALFESMTGAMVKDCIVDDEHAKITFLVKKGDMGLAIGKRGSTVTKVQKTVDKGVEVIEHSDDPVEFIGNLMAPAKIRSIRILQKENGEKIATLETDSRNKRTAIGKGGQNIERARLLAKRQHNINNIIIK
- the rpoA2 gene encoding DNA-directed RNA polymerase subunit A'', whose product is MDIEKVEKVVKKKRAKFPEKLIHEIAEAAERHELSDKELDELVKEIKKAYQRAKVENGEAVGTVAAQSVGEPGTQMTMRTFHYAGVAELNVTLGLPRLIEIVDARKKISTPTMAIYFEEEYGADEEFVRKIANRIGKIILNDVLEDFNVNYANMSLTIEIDEDKVNEKRLEYDEIIAKIEKAFKKVEIDKNVLSFEPTISESKHAIRELRLLADKVRDLQISGVKNIGKVVIRKEGTEWAIHTEGSNLGAVLKMEGVDKTRTTTNDIHEVEKVLGIEAGRNAIIHEAQSTMEEQGLTVDVRHIMLVADMMTSDGIVKSIGRHGISGEKASVLARASFEETGKHLLRASIRGEVDHLTGIIENIIIGQPIPLGTGSVGVVMKDKK
- the tuf gene encoding translation elongation factor EF-1 subunit alpha translates to MAKTKEHMNLAFIGHVDHGKSTLVGHLLLQAGAVAEQQLSSGENKFRFVMDKLTEERERGVTIDLAHAKFETPKYEFTIVDCPGHRDFVKNMITGASQADAGVLVVAIDDGIMPQTKEHVFLARTLGIGQIIIGINKMDLVKYDEKKFNELKDEVGALIKTVGYKPSDVHFIPLSAFEGDNITKKSENTPWYKGPSLVDALGELKAPAKPTNLPLRVPVQDVYSITGVGTVPVGRVETGIMKKADNVIFEPAGVSGEVKSIEMHHEILDQAEPGDNVGFNVRGVGKNDIRRGDVAGHTNTPPSVAKEFTAQIVVLQHPGVITVGYTPVFHCHTAQVACTFLELQKKLDPATGQTKEEHPDFLKTGDAAFVVVKPTKPMVIEKIKDIPHMGRFAIRDMGQTVAAGMCIDLVPAK